The following proteins come from a genomic window of Candidatus Methanoperedens sp.:
- a CDS encoding methyltransferase domain-containing protein, with protein MNNEEPNPGKIFETTFAFTTTRVLITAIDLELFTHIARGNHTVVEIANAASASERGVEIILNGLTSLDFLVKSNGTYDLTPLSEKFLVKGKPSYFGDFVQHVDDLWEPWSHLTDAAKKGKPFNKIEKDNGPEFFEKMVGQIFPMSYPCAKAAAEALGAGSSWKNLDILDVATGSGAWSIAFAQVDKGANVTALDWPNVLEVTKKMVNKFDLARRFTYMPGDLREVDFGEKQYDLAILGHICHTEGAEKTRELFYRVHRALKHDGKVLIAEMIPDDERKCAVFPLMFAANMLVNSTDGNTFTMAEYTEWLDDAGFRDMTIIDAPGPSPLIVASK; from the coding sequence ATGAATAACGAGGAACCAAACCCGGGAAAGATATTTGAGACAACATTTGCCTTTACAACAACAAGGGTGCTAATTACGGCGATAGACCTTGAATTGTTCACACATATTGCAAGAGGGAACCATACTGTTGTTGAAATTGCAAACGCTGCATCGGCAAGCGAACGCGGTGTTGAGATCATACTGAACGGGCTCACATCATTGGATTTTCTTGTAAAATCCAATGGTACATACGACCTCACTCCTCTCTCGGAGAAGTTCCTCGTTAAAGGCAAACCATCGTACTTTGGGGATTTTGTGCAGCATGTGGATGATTTGTGGGAGCCGTGGAGCCACCTGACTGATGCGGCTAAGAAAGGCAAACCATTCAATAAAATTGAAAAAGACAATGGTCCTGAGTTCTTTGAGAAGATGGTTGGCCAAATTTTCCCGATGAGCTATCCCTGCGCAAAGGCCGCAGCAGAAGCGCTCGGTGCGGGTTCTTCATGGAAAAACCTTGATATACTTGATGTTGCTACCGGTTCAGGTGCATGGAGCATTGCATTTGCACAGGTCGATAAAGGTGCAAATGTAACAGCTCTTGATTGGCCGAATGTGCTTGAAGTAACAAAAAAGATGGTGAATAAATTTGATCTTGCCAGGAGATTCACCTATATGCCTGGAGACTTAAGAGAGGTGGATTTTGGTGAGAAACAATATGACCTCGCCATACTGGGGCATATTTGCCATACAGAAGGAGCAGAGAAAACCCGCGAATTGTTTTATCGTGTTCACAGGGCGCTAAAGCATGATGGGAAGGTTCTGATTGCTGAAATGATACCTGATGATGAACGTAAATGTGCAGTCTTTCCCCTTATGTTTGCTGCCAATATGCTAGTGAACAGCACGGACGGTAATACTTTTACGATGGCAGAATACACAGAATGGCTTGACGATGCAGGTTTCAGGGATATGACAATTATTGACGCGCCCGGTCCATCCCCACTTATCGTGGCAAGTAAATAA